The proteins below are encoded in one region of Campylobacter rectus:
- a CDS encoding argininosuccinate synthase, which produces MKKDVKKVVLAYSGGLDTSIILKWLQDEYKCEVVTFTADIGQGEELEPARQKALELGIKPENIFIEDLKEEFARDFVFPMFRANAVYEGEYLLGTSIARPLIAKKQAQIAAKVGADGVSHGATGKGNDQVRFELGYYALGDNLTIIAPWREWDLNSREKLLKYAEKNGIKIEKKPGKSPYSMDANLLHISYEGLVLENPTHAPEADMWRWTVSPKDAPNESEIIEIGYEKGDPVSINGKKMSPAALLAELNRLGAKHGIGRLDLVENRSVGMKSRGCYETPGGTIMLKAHRAIESITLDRGAAHLKDELMPRYAELIYNGYWWSPERIMLQALIDKSQENVNGTVKVELYKGNVIVLGRDSKTDNLFSEAFCTFEEDSVFDQKDANGFIKLNALRFIIGRKNGRKFN; this is translated from the coding sequence ATGAAAAAAGATGTGAAAAAAGTCGTTCTCGCCTATTCGGGCGGACTTGATACGAGCATTATTTTAAAATGGCTACAAGACGAGTATAAATGCGAAGTGGTAACCTTTACCGCCGATATCGGCCAGGGCGAGGAGCTGGAACCCGCACGCCAAAAAGCGCTGGAGCTAGGTATAAAACCCGAAAATATATTTATAGAGGATTTAAAAGAAGAATTTGCGCGAGATTTCGTATTTCCTATGTTTAGAGCAAACGCCGTCTACGAGGGCGAATACCTACTAGGCACTTCGATAGCTCGCCCGCTGATAGCTAAAAAACAAGCCCAAATCGCCGCCAAAGTAGGCGCCGACGGCGTGAGCCACGGAGCGACTGGCAAAGGCAACGACCAAGTGCGCTTTGAGCTAGGCTACTACGCGCTGGGAGATAACCTAACTATCATCGCCCCTTGGCGCGAATGGGATCTAAACAGCCGCGAAAAGCTACTAAAATACGCGGAAAAAAACGGCATCAAGATAGAAAAGAAACCGGGCAAAAGCCCCTACTCTATGGACGCAAATTTGCTCCATATAAGCTACGAAGGCTTAGTGCTTGAAAACCCTACTCACGCTCCGGAAGCCGATATGTGGCGCTGGACGGTAAGCCCAAAAGATGCTCCAAACGAAAGCGAGATAATAGAAATCGGCTACGAAAAAGGCGATCCGGTTAGCATAAACGGCAAAAAAATGAGCCCGGCGGCGCTGCTAGCCGAGCTAAACCGCCTAGGCGCAAAACACGGTATCGGCAGACTAGACCTCGTAGAAAACCGCTCGGTCGGTATGAAAAGCCGCGGCTGCTACGAAACTCCGGGCGGCACGATAATGCTAAAAGCTCACCGCGCGATCGAGAGCATCACGCTAGACCGCGGCGCGGCGCACCTAAAAGACGAGCTAATGCCTCGCTACGCAGAGCTCATCTATAACGGCTACTGGTGGTCGCCTGAACGCATTATGCTACAAGCGCTCATAGATAAGAGCCAAGAAAACGTAAACGGCACGGTCAAAGTCGAGCTCTACAAAGGCAACGTCATCGTGCTAGGACGCGACAGCAAGACGGACAATCTCTTTAGCGAAGCGTTTTGTACGTTTGAAGAGGACAGCGTGTTTGATCAAAAAGACGCGAACGGATTTATCAAGCTAAACGCGCTAAGATTTATCATCGGACGCAAAAACGGACGCAAATTTAACTAA
- the rplI gene encoding 50S ribosomal protein L9 — MKVLLIKDVKSLGKAGEIKEVKEGYGNNFLIGKGFAKAATPDVLRQYEAEQKRKAEELKYEIANIEKLKSEIEKITLKVKKPLGANGALFGAVTKDEISEALEKNHHLVVDKKAFDFAHTIKATGIYEVDVKLGHAVRATLKLDVEGE; from the coding sequence ATGAAAGTACTACTAATAAAAGACGTAAAATCGCTCGGAAAAGCCGGCGAAATCAAAGAGGTAAAGGAAGGCTACGGAAATAACTTCCTAATCGGCAAAGGCTTTGCTAAGGCTGCGACTCCCGATGTTTTGCGCCAGTACGAAGCCGAGCAAAAACGAAAGGCCGAGGAGCTAAAATACGAGATCGCAAATATAGAAAAACTAAAATCCGAGATCGAAAAAATCACGCTCAAGGTTAAAAAGCCGCTCGGAGCAAACGGCGCGCTATTTGGCGCAGTGACAAAGGATGAAATTTCTGAAGCTTTAGAAAAAAATCATCATTTGGTGGTGGATAAAAAGGCGTTTGACTTCGCACATACGATAAAAGCGACAGGCATCTACGAAGTGGACGTAAAACTCGGCCACGCAGTGCGCGCCACGCTAAAACTAGACGTCGAGGGCGAATAA
- the hslV gene encoding ATP-dependent protease subunit HslV — protein sequence MFHATTILAYKGKNKSVIGGDGQVSFGNTVLKGNAVKIRKIHGGKVLAGFAGSTADAFNLFDMFENNLDHAKGDLLKAVIEFSKEWRKDKYLRKLEAMMLVLDREKIFLLSGTGDVVEPEDGKIAAIGSGGNYALSAARALDKFARIDEEELVKESLKIAGEICIYTNTNIKTYVLE from the coding sequence GTGTTTCACGCGACTACCATTTTAGCCTACAAAGGCAAGAACAAATCGGTCATCGGCGGCGACGGACAGGTGAGTTTTGGCAACACAGTGCTAAAAGGCAATGCGGTAAAAATCCGCAAAATCCACGGCGGCAAGGTCCTAGCGGGCTTTGCCGGCAGCACCGCCGATGCGTTTAATCTCTTTGATATGTTTGAAAACAACCTCGATCACGCAAAAGGCGACCTGCTAAAAGCGGTGATCGAGTTTAGCAAAGAGTGGCGCAAGGATAAATATCTGCGCAAGCTAGAAGCTATGATGCTGGTGCTTGACCGCGAGAAAATTTTCCTTTTAAGCGGAACGGGCGACGTCGTAGAGCCCGAAGACGGCAAGATAGCCGCCATCGGAAGCGGCGGCAACTACGCCCTCTCCGCAGCTCGCGCGCTGGATAAATTTGCCCGGATCGACGAAGAGGAGCTCGTAAAAGAGAGCCTAAAGATCGCGGGCGAAATTTGCATTTACACGAACACGAACATAAAAACCTACGTTTTAGAATAG
- the hslU gene encoding HslU--HslV peptidase ATPase subunit — MNLTPKEIVKFLDDYVIGQKDAKKIIAIALRNRYRRMKLDKTMQDDIMPKNILMIGSTGVGKTEIARRLSKMMGLPFIKVEASKYTEVGFVGRDVESMVRDLAAASVNLVKVEQREKNRDKIDKYVKDKIIKKLLPPLPTGASEEKKADYEKSYEKMMSRLENGDLDDLSIEIEVVQNSFDAGANVPPDMAQMQESFVKIIGLSNKTVKKEMKVKDAKEALKNEASDKILDMESIKTEAVRRAENEGIIFIDEIDKVAVSSGNSGRQDPSKEGVQRDLLPIVEGSTVTTKFGAIKTDHILFIAAGAFHISKPSDLIPELQGRFPLRVELDSLDENALYQILTQPKNSLLKQYEALLKTENVELKFNDEAIRAIAKIAQNANEKMEDIGARRLHTVIERVIEDISFEANEHGGETVEIDKALVEKRLSDVVKDQDLARYIL; from the coding sequence ATGAATTTAACCCCAAAAGAGATAGTGAAATTTTTAGACGATTACGTCATCGGACAAAAAGATGCCAAAAAGATCATCGCCATCGCGCTACGAAACCGCTACCGCAGGATGAAACTGGATAAAACGATGCAAGACGATATCATGCCAAAAAACATCCTAATGATAGGCTCGACTGGCGTGGGCAAAACCGAGATCGCAAGGCGCTTGTCAAAGATGATGGGCTTGCCGTTTATCAAAGTAGAAGCTAGCAAATACACCGAAGTAGGCTTTGTCGGACGCGACGTTGAAAGCATGGTGCGCGACCTGGCGGCTGCATCGGTAAATTTGGTCAAAGTCGAACAGCGCGAGAAAAACCGCGATAAAATCGACAAATACGTTAAAGATAAGATAATAAAAAAACTCCTGCCACCTCTACCGACGGGTGCGAGCGAAGAGAAAAAAGCCGACTACGAAAAAAGCTACGAAAAGATGATGAGTAGGCTAGAAAACGGCGATCTAGACGACCTTAGCATCGAGATAGAAGTCGTGCAAAACAGCTTTGATGCGGGAGCGAACGTGCCGCCCGATATGGCGCAAATGCAAGAGAGCTTCGTCAAAATCATCGGCCTAAGCAACAAAACCGTCAAAAAAGAGATGAAGGTAAAAGACGCAAAAGAGGCGCTAAAAAACGAAGCTAGCGATAAAATTTTAGATATGGAGAGCATCAAAACAGAAGCCGTGCGAAGAGCCGAGAACGAAGGCATAATCTTTATCGACGAGATCGATAAAGTCGCGGTGAGCTCCGGAAACTCCGGCAGACAAGATCCGAGCAAAGAAGGCGTACAGCGCGACTTGCTGCCTATCGTGGAGGGCTCGACGGTGACGACCAAATTTGGTGCCATAAAGACCGATCACATTCTTTTTATCGCCGCGGGCGCCTTTCACATCAGCAAGCCAAGCGACCTAATCCCGGAGCTTCAGGGGCGTTTTCCGCTGCGAGTAGAGCTTGATAGCCTAGATGAAAATGCGTTGTATCAAATTTTAACCCAGCCTAAAAATTCGCTACTCAAGCAATATGAAGCGCTTTTAAAAACCGAAAACGTGGAGCTTAAATTTAACGATGAAGCTATCAGAGCTATCGCCAAAATAGCCCAAAACGCTAACGAAAAAATGGAAGATATCGGCGCTAGACGCCTACACACCGTGATCGAGCGCGTGATCGAGGATATCAGCTTTGAGGCTAACGAGCACGGCGGCGAGACGGTAGAGATAGACAAAGCCCTCGTAGAAAAGCGTCTCTCGGACGTCGTCAAGGATCAAGATTTGGCGAGATATATCTTATGA
- the era gene encoding GTPase Era, with the protein MKSGFVSIIGRTNAGKSSLLNCLLGAKITIVSHKQNATRRKISGIVMNGEDQIVFTDTPGLHESNKTLNKLMISEAIKSMGDCDAIVFLAPIHDDVDDYIKFLNLNPQKPHILVLTKVDEVSNAKVLEKIARYQKFQDKFAALLPFSAKKQTYKKPLLDEICKLLPEHEHFYDPEFLTPTNEKEIFREFILEALYDNLSDEIPYSTDVLIDKVKEKPEITEIYATIITEREIHKSIIIGKNGQTVKRIGINSRKLISNFTERKILVKLVVVVKKDWCKDEKTIKSLNNLLNNY; encoded by the coding sequence ATGAAATCAGGCTTTGTTAGCATCATCGGTCGCACGAATGCGGGCAAAAGCTCGCTTTTAAATTGTTTGCTTGGTGCGAAGATCACTATCGTCTCGCACAAGCAAAACGCCACGAGGCGTAAGATCAGCGGTATCGTGATGAACGGCGAGGATCAGATCGTTTTTACCGATACGCCGGGACTTCACGAGAGCAACAAGACGCTAAACAAACTAATGATAAGCGAAGCGATAAAATCGATGGGCGACTGCGACGCGATCGTATTTTTGGCGCCCATTCACGATGATGTGGATGACTACATCAAATTTTTAAATTTAAATCCTCAAAAACCCCATATCCTGGTGCTTACCAAGGTTGATGAGGTCTCAAACGCCAAAGTGCTTGAAAAAATCGCTCGGTATCAAAAATTCCAAGACAAATTTGCCGCGCTTTTACCTTTTAGCGCAAAAAAACAGACCTATAAAAAGCCGCTTTTGGACGAAATTTGCAAGCTTTTGCCCGAGCACGAGCATTTTTACGATCCCGAGTTTTTAACGCCGACAAACGAAAAAGAAATTTTTCGCGAATTTATCCTCGAAGCGCTTTATGATAACTTAAGCGACGAGATCCCCTACTCCACCGACGTACTCATAGATAAAGTCAAAGAAAAACCGGAAATCACTGAAATTTATGCCACGATAATCACCGAACGCGAGATACATAAATCGATAATTATTGGAAAAAACGGGCAAACCGTCAAAAGAATCGGGATAAATTCAAGAAAATTAATATCAAATTTTACTGAGCGTAAAATCCTCGTAAAGCTCGTAGTAGTCGTAAAAAAAGACTGGTGCAAAGACGAAAAAACTATAAAAAGCCTGAATAACTTACTAAATAATTATTAA
- the pilO gene encoding type 4a pilus biogenesis protein PilO, translated as MRKDNTFTKIDNYFDGKKPSEVTMMLLVALVLSGVIIYYAIIQYAQDYFDSSMASNAQITKDLDEVNSFLDGVSQNNDRNNDRNFKINQEQNRLKQQQEKLADAKNTNQYFDDKLRELSYLIFNEQSWADFLDSLAFLANKNNVKITKIVNTFKEPNAKKIEQILDINVSVDGNYKDIIAYINAIEESKLVVDINGIDINSTDGKLKGNMGIYIWGMKYQ; from the coding sequence ATGAGAAAAGATAATACATTTACAAAGATCGATAACTATTTCGACGGAAAAAAGCCAAGCGAAGTTACAATGATGCTACTCGTAGCACTTGTATTGTCGGGCGTAATCATATATTATGCCATTATACAATACGCCCAAGACTATTTTGACAGTTCAATGGCGAGCAATGCTCAAATAACCAAAGACCTCGACGAAGTAAATAGCTTTTTGGATGGAGTAAGTCAAAATAACGATAGAAATAACGATAGAAATTTTAAAATAAATCAAGAACAAAACAGGCTAAAGCAGCAACAAGAAAAACTCGCAGATGCTAAAAATACGAATCAATATTTTGATGATAAACTAAGAGAGCTATCGTATCTAATTTTCAACGAACAAAGTTGGGCTGATTTTTTAGATAGCCTAGCGTTTCTGGCAAATAAAAATAACGTAAAAATAACAAAGATCGTAAATACCTTTAAAGAACCAAATGCGAAAAAGATAGAGCAAATACTTGATATTAACGTATCGGTTGACGGTAATTATAAGGATATCATAGCCTATATAAACGCTATCGAAGAATCAAAACTGGTAGTGGATATCAACGGCATAGATATAAATTCTACCGACGGTAAGCTCAAAGGAAACATGGGAATTTATATATGGGGGATGAAATATCAATGA
- the mshL gene encoding pilus (MSHA type) biogenesis protein MshL, which produces MSLLKLNKIFTISIITAFSLTAANANTCEKRVFNLKINEQVSVQEILTQLSDMCHFSVVTKDQFAKDAISEPLFGINIKDKTLNEIFSLLLSEKDMSYTFSQDILKISSLQTKTFKIDYITSVREGTAITKASVDSAPIEVGSETEDDGEADVTKGGGKLDNIIRTIEKFDFWEKLDTEIKAILNNTTESIVAPDPIINANAGLVTVTGTAAQLRRVSDYIKDIQERLKKQVIIDVSIVSVELANSYTKGIDWSKFSIGFKTGLANGIPLFSEQNSNGGSLTWSNRGNSFSRGFNRELSLLSGFNFNLDGVLNFLETNGKTKVISSPKITTLNNQQALISVGDNVNYRVQEESQNNNSLNGKTTITYKQYSVFIGILLNILPEVSDDNKIMLRINPSLSSFKYNEDDVRQSTKIREIAPDTIQKKLSTVVQVNSGDTIVLGGLIAQSKGKENTKVPFLGDIPVFGNAFKSTKDNIRTTELVFIITPRIVDVSNATPVNQSLKDLGFSRSIYGQ; this is translated from the coding sequence ATGTCGTTATTAAAATTAAATAAAATTTTTACAATATCTATCATAACTGCATTCTCATTAACGGCGGCAAACGCTAACACTTGCGAAAAAAGAGTTTTTAACCTCAAAATCAATGAGCAAGTTTCCGTTCAAGAGATTTTAACGCAACTATCCGATATGTGTCATTTTAGCGTTGTTACAAAAGATCAATTTGCAAAAGACGCCATAAGCGAACCGCTTTTTGGAATCAACATAAAAGATAAAACATTAAATGAAATTTTTAGTCTTTTACTGTCTGAAAAAGATATGAGCTATACTTTTTCTCAAGATATATTAAAAATTTCATCTCTTCAAACCAAAACTTTTAAAATTGATTACATAACATCGGTTAGAGAAGGAACCGCCATTACAAAGGCTTCGGTTGATTCTGCTCCTATTGAAGTTGGAAGCGAAACGGAAGACGATGGTGAAGCAGATGTCACCAAAGGCGGCGGCAAACTTGACAACATAATAAGGACTATTGAAAAATTTGATTTCTGGGAAAAATTAGATACCGAGATCAAAGCTATTCTAAACAATACGACAGAAAGTATAGTTGCGCCAGATCCTATTATTAACGCAAATGCCGGTTTAGTTACCGTGACGGGAACCGCAGCGCAACTAAGAAGAGTATCAGATTACATTAAAGATATTCAAGAAAGACTTAAAAAACAAGTCATCATAGATGTCTCCATAGTATCGGTTGAGCTGGCAAATAGCTACACAAAAGGTATTGATTGGAGTAAATTTAGTATAGGCTTTAAAACGGGTCTTGCCAATGGTATACCGCTTTTCTCGGAACAAAATAGCAATGGCGGAAGCCTCACTTGGTCAAATAGAGGAAACAGTTTCAGCAGAGGCTTTAATAGAGAGCTAAGTCTATTGTCCGGTTTTAATTTTAATCTTGATGGTGTATTAAATTTTCTTGAGACAAACGGAAAAACGAAAGTAATATCAAGCCCTAAGATTACGACATTAAACAACCAGCAGGCTTTAATTTCGGTAGGCGATAACGTGAATTACCGTGTCCAAGAAGAAAGCCAAAACAACAATTCTTTAAATGGCAAAACCACTATAACATATAAACAATATTCGGTTTTTATAGGAATATTACTAAATATTTTGCCCGAAGTTTCGGATGATAATAAAATCATGCTGCGCATTAACCCGTCTCTTAGTAGCTTTAAATACAACGAAGATGACGTAAGACAAAGCACGAAAATAAGAGAAATCGCACCCGATACTATACAAAAGAAACTATCTACGGTTGTTCAAGTAAATAGCGGAGACACAATAGTTTTAGGCGGACTTATAGCTCAATCGAAAGGTAAAGAAAATACAAAAGTGCCGTTTTTGGGAGATATTCCGGTGTTTGGAAATGCATTCAAAAGCACAAAAGATAACATTAGAACAACAGAGCTTGTATTTATAATAACTCCAAGAATAGTTGACGTATCAAATGCCACTCCGGTTAATCAATCTCTTAAAGATTTAGGTTTTTCAAGGTCAATATATGGGCAATAA
- a CDS encoding ATP-binding protein, translating into MGNKYTTLKNIFIDVAGENNYINLDKSIIAYKKILDLLQKPAKLILFCGKPGCGKTFLLKKIVSDLKDRDDIIFFPYPFFNETEFVKSLYEGIFKKESQEKIESYEQFIKAYEAKIDNNQDKKPIIVILDESQLYPEILLEKIRIMSDSGLFKFLFATHETIDKDVLSRDYFKSRVWESIEMGSIDTEEMKVYLENKLQNSQFFYIFLKFTEEQFKLLNELSQGNLRMLNKLMFNIFELYEYFDANQPTIIGGDKMVTKILEMAAIKSELIDA; encoded by the coding sequence ATGGGCAATAAATACACTACTCTTAAAAATATATTTATTGACGTTGCTGGCGAAAATAACTATATAAATTTAGATAAGTCTATTATTGCATATAAAAAAATTTTGGATTTACTTCAAAAGCCGGCGAAACTGATTTTGTTTTGCGGCAAACCCGGTTGCGGGAAAACGTTTTTACTAAAAAAAATCGTCAGCGATCTTAAAGACCGCGACGATATTATTTTTTTCCCGTATCCGTTTTTTAATGAGACAGAATTTGTAAAATCGTTATACGAAGGAATTTTTAAGAAAGAATCTCAAGAAAAAATTGAAAGTTACGAGCAATTTATAAAAGCATACGAAGCTAAGATCGACAACAATCAAGATAAAAAACCAATTATTGTTATTCTTGACGAGTCACAGCTTTATCCTGAAATTTTATTAGAAAAAATTCGTATAATGTCGGATAGCGGGTTATTTAAATTTTTATTTGCCACACATGAGACCATTGATAAAGATGTATTATCAAGAGATTATTTTAAATCAAGAGTGTGGGAAAGTATAGAAATGGGCTCTATCGATACCGAGGAGATGAAAGTTTATCTAGAAAATAAACTTCAAAACAGTCAATTTTTTTATATATTTTTAAAATTTACGGAAGAGCAGTTTAAACTTTTAAATGAGTTAAGTCAAGGAAATTTAAGAATGTTAAATAAGCTAATGTTTAATATTTTTGAACTTTACGAATATTTTGACGCAAATCAACCAACTATCATAGGGGGTGACAAAATGGTAACAAAAATTTTAGAGATGGCAGCCATCAAATCGGAGCTTATAGATGCTTGA
- a CDS encoding GspE/PulE family protein, whose amino-acid sequence MEKIYEIFLTDILKNNLITQVQYINIETALKEKKDFELVLHKEAPNLQNDTIYDVLGELYKKQRITLNEIIENFALNLKDFLKSVATKFRFEYIDLDNIDIDYKLCEKVPLNQLKTYEALPIKEDEIAVYVAFKNPFDISGQDRLQAIFNRKLLKTAIADPSKIDKYLSKVELNDSVKGIVAEIRKELSSTTVVGANANENSSGILKLIEVILRTSIVSRASDIHIEATTTNCVVRGRIDGMLAELFIFDKDLFPPLVSRMKLLSNMDIAERRKPQDGRFSAQVSGKEYDFRISTLPILHGESIVLRILDKSKVLISLENLGMHPNTFDKFNKAMKAPYGIILVTGPTGSGKTTTLYAALNDIKSVETKIITVEDPVEYQLNMIQQVHVNEKVGLTFASALRSILRQDPDIIMIGEIRDQETLRIAIQAALTGHLVFSTLHTNDAISAVTRIADMGIEPYLISGALVAIEAQRLVRKLCPNCKQKTVLPSNLQEQFQDFLPQDYQFYKHVGCDQCSQTGYVGREMISEVLPISDRISAMIANGTTKEDIKKVAYEEHFIDMFKDGIIRAARGVTTIDEIFRVAKV is encoded by the coding sequence GTGGAAAAAATTTATGAAATATTTTTAACAGATATTTTAAAAAACAATCTTATAACACAAGTACAATACATAAATATAGAAACAGCCTTAAAAGAAAAAAAAGATTTTGAATTGGTCCTTCATAAAGAAGCGCCAAATTTACAAAACGACACTATATATGATGTACTTGGCGAGCTATACAAAAAACAACGCATTACTCTCAATGAAATAATAGAAAATTTCGCCTTAAATTTAAAGGATTTTTTAAAATCCGTAGCGACTAAATTTAGATTTGAATATATCGATTTGGACAATATCGATATAGATTATAAACTTTGCGAAAAGGTTCCGCTAAATCAGCTAAAAACATACGAGGCGCTACCGATAAAAGAAGATGAGATCGCCGTATATGTTGCTTTTAAAAATCCTTTTGATATATCCGGACAAGATAGACTCCAGGCGATATTTAATAGAAAACTACTAAAAACAGCTATAGCCGATCCTTCAAAAATAGATAAATATTTGAGCAAAGTCGAGTTAAACGATAGCGTCAAAGGCATAGTTGCCGAAATCCGAAAAGAGCTATCGTCAACAACGGTAGTAGGCGCAAATGCCAACGAAAATAGCTCAGGCATATTAAAATTAATCGAAGTAATTTTAAGAACCTCGATAGTAAGCCGTGCAAGCGATATACATATCGAAGCCACAACAACAAACTGTGTCGTAAGAGGCAGGATTGACGGTATGTTGGCTGAGCTATTTATTTTTGATAAGGACCTTTTTCCTCCTTTGGTTTCACGTATGAAACTGCTTTCAAATATGGATATAGCAGAGCGTAGAAAGCCTCAGGACGGACGCTTTTCCGCTCAAGTGTCAGGAAAAGAGTATGATTTCCGTATCTCCACTTTGCCGATACTTCATGGAGAAAGTATAGTTTTACGTATTTTGGATAAATCAAAAGTGCTAATCAGTCTTGAAAATTTAGGCATGCACCCAAATACTTTTGATAAATTTAATAAAGCGATGAAGGCCCCTTACGGTATTATTTTGGTTACGGGACCAACCGGTTCCGGTAAAACAACCACTCTTTACGCCGCATTAAACGATATAAAAAGCGTTGAGACAAAAATCATAACCGTTGAAGACCCGGTAGAGTATCAACTAAATATGATACAACAGGTTCACGTAAATGAAAAAGTCGGGCTTACTTTTGCCTCAGCCCTTCGCTCAATTTTGAGGCAAGATCCCGACATTATAATGATAGGCGAGATCAGAGATCAAGAAACGCTTCGTATAGCTATTCAAGCTGCACTTACAGGTCACTTGGTATTTTCAACACTCCACACAAACGACGCGATAAGCGCCGTAACCAGAATAGCCGATATGGGAATAGAACCTTATCTAATCAGCGGCGCATTAGTAGCTATAGAAGCTCAAAGACTCGTGCGCAAATTGTGCCCAAATTGTAAGCAAAAAACCGTTTTACCATCAAATTTACAAGAACAGTTTCAAGACTTTTTACCGCAAGATTATCAGTTTTATAAACACGTCGGTTGCGATCAGTGCTCTCAAACCGGCTATGTAGGACGAGAGATGATAAGCGAGGTTTTGCCGATAAGCGACAGAATTTCAGCGATGATAGCAAACGGTACTACAAAAGAAGATATAAAAAAAGTGGCGTATGAAGAGCATTTTATAGATATGTTTAAAGATGGTATTATAAGAGCAGCAAGAGGAGTTACGACAATAGATGAGATATTTAGGGTGGCTAAAGTATGA
- a CDS encoding type II secretion system F family protein, with protein sequence MKFFEVEYMANGRRQKMTLKANNRSEAQAIAKTKNAGVVVKVGETKNVPLEEQFADLMNKVSTFFGGSKIKINNLIAAFRQLSVMTNAGISIHDSIKEVSKSTEDKRLKAIFATLNDDLNQGQSLTDAITKFKGELGDVVIAMVKLGESTGNMSESLHKLSEILHEVWENQRKFKKAMRYPIIVMSAMAIAFVILMIFVVPQFREIFEQLGANLPVPTVILLSIESALSNYGLYILAGFIAAIYAIKYMYKQNDDFKYKFDKFMLKVYLINKIIFYSTMNRFNLIFTELVRAGIPIADALETATLTVENQDIHDKLATIRLAVSRGVSLTEAFRDTQLYESMLIQMLSAGEKGGAIDAMLEKITDYYKAKFSDLVDNISSYVEPIMLLFMAGMVILLALGIFMPMWDLGNAVQGRQ encoded by the coding sequence ATGAAATTTTTTGAAGTTGAATATATGGCCAATGGTCGTCGCCAAAAGATGACTTTAAAGGCGAATAATAGAAGCGAAGCACAAGCCATAGCAAAAACAAAAAACGCTGGCGTAGTGGTAAAAGTTGGAGAAACCAAAAACGTCCCGCTAGAAGAACAATTTGCCGATCTAATGAACAAAGTATCTACTTTTTTCGGTGGCTCAAAAATCAAAATAAATAACTTAATAGCCGCCTTTAGACAACTAAGCGTTATGACTAATGCGGGAATTTCCATACACGATAGCATCAAAGAAGTATCAAAATCAACCGAAGACAAGAGGCTTAAGGCCATATTTGCAACCTTAAATGACGACCTCAACCAAGGTCAAAGCCTTACCGATGCTATAACAAAATTTAAGGGCGAGCTCGGAGATGTCGTCATAGCTATGGTTAAGCTTGGCGAAAGCACAGGTAATATGTCCGAGTCACTACATAAATTATCCGAAATTTTGCATGAAGTTTGGGAAAATCAAAGAAAATTTAAAAAAGCTATGAGATATCCGATCATAGTAATGTCGGCTATGGCTATAGCTTTTGTTATATTAATGATTTTCGTCGTTCCTCAGTTTAGGGAAATATTTGAACAGCTTGGAGCAAATTTACCGGTTCCTACCGTCATACTTCTTTCCATAGAAAGCGCATTGAGCAATTACGGTTTATATATATTGGCCGGTTTCATAGCTGCCATATATGCCATAAAATATATGTATAAGCAAAATGATGACTTTAAATACAAATTTGATAAATTTATGTTAAAAGTCTATTTGATCAATAAAATCATATTCTACTCGACTATGAACAGGTTTAATCTTATTTTTACCGAGCTTGTAAGAGCCGGTATTCCTATCGCTGACGCCCTTGAGACAGCGACATTAACGGTAGAAAACCAAGATATACACGATAAACTCGCTACGATTAGACTGGCGGTTTCAAGAGGCGTATCCTTGACGGAGGCCTTTAGAGATACCCAGCTTTATGAAAGCATGCTGATACAGATGTTAAGCGCGGGTGAAAAAGGCGGTGCGATAGATGCTATGCTTGAAAAGATAACAGATTATTATAAAGCTAAATTTAGCGACTTAGTCGATAACATTTCAAGCTATGTGGAGCCGATTATGCTTTTATTTATGGCAGGTATGGTTATACTTTTGGCGCTTGGTATTTTTATGCCTATGTGGGATCTTGGAAATGCCGTTCAAGGGCGACAATAA